The following coding sequences lie in one Cherax quadricarinatus isolate ZL_2023a chromosome 8, ASM3850222v1, whole genome shotgun sequence genomic window:
- the LOC128685404 gene encoding uncharacterized protein: MKLLILSCLLVIAVVAESPGYDLATPSGPAFSSGSGLAFGGSGFSGGSCGHGQIRHVDGSCVTPQITRNLYVFNAPQVPPIVGPRPYIPLPRLDHNIVFIRNPEPLPALEPIVVPPPQQKNVLYVLNKRPVHQQKVIQVPAPEQEIPQLYFVNYAEGDNPSLPTGGDLQSALSSAALGGSNLINSFGGGSLGGGSLGGVSLGGGSLSGVSLGGGSLGGVSLGGASLGAGSLGVGNLGGASLGGGSLGGVAGFVSKGGSLGGGNRFSSGVGVSVSQPSRLYSQP, from the exons ATGAAGCTCCTG ATACTATCCTGCTTGCTGGTCATCGCTGTTGTTGCCGAGTCTCCAGGCTACGACCTAGCGACGCCCTCTGGTCCAGCATTCTCTTCTGGTTCAGGATTAGCCTTTGGAGGCTCTGGATTTTCTGGAGGCAGCTGTGGTCATGGACAGATccgtcatgtggacggtagcTGCGTAACTCCTCAGATCACCCGCAACTTGTATGTGTTCAATGCTCCTCAGGTGCCGCCGATCGTTGGTCCACGACCATACATTCCCCTACCAAGACTTGACCACAATATTGTGTTCATACGTAACCCAGAACCCCTCCCAGCCCTTGAACCAATTGTGGTGCCACCACCTCAACAGAAAAATGTCTTGTACGTTCTCAACAAACGACCTGTGCACCAGCAGAAGGTCATCCAAGTACCGGCACCAGAGCAAGAGATCCCGCAATTGTACTTCGTCAACTATGCTGAAGGCGACAACCCATCTCTGCCCACCGGTGGAGATCTTCAGTCTGCCCTCAGCTCCGCTGCCCTTGGTGGCAGTAACTTGATTAACAGCTTTGGCGGTGGCAGCTTGGGTGGTGGCAGCTTGGGTGGTGTCAGTTTGGGTGGTGGCAGCTTGAGTGGTGTCAGTTTGGGTGGTGGCAGCTTGGGTGGTGTCAGCTTGGGTGGTGCCAGCTTGGGTGCTGGCAGCTTGGGTGTTGGCAACTTGGGTGGTGCCAGTTTGGGTGGTGGCAGCTTGGGTGGTGTTGCTGGCTTCGTGAGTAAAGGTGGCAGCTTAGGTGGCGGAAATAGGTTTTCATCTGGTGTTGGTGTCTCTGTATCTCAGCCGTCAAGATTGTATTCACAGCCATAA
- the LOC128685403 gene encoding uncharacterized protein: protein MELLILTCFLVVTAVAEPPGYNLATPSGSAFSSGSGFSSGSGFSGGSGFSGLTSGGFGFPGGSCGHGQIRHVDGNCVTPQITRNLYVYNAPEVTPIVGPRPYIPPPRLDHNILFIRNPEPLPALEPIVVPPPQQKNVLYVLNKRPVHQQKVIQVPAPEQETPQLYFVNYAEGDNPSLPTGGDLQSALSSAAQGSGDLIGNTVGSFGGGSFGGGSLGGGSFGGSSGLVTGFGGGVGFASDSGSFGSTAGFSTGFGHSVSQPSRLYSQP from the exons ATGGAACTCCTG ATATTGACCTGTTTCCTGGTTGTCACTGCGGTCGCCGAACCTCCAGGCTACAACCTAGCCACGCCCTCTGGGTCAGCATTCTCCTCTGGTTCAGGATTCTCAAGCGGTTCCGGGTTCTCTGGAGGTTCAGGATTTTCAGGATTAACCTCAGGAGGCTTTGGATTTCCTGGAGGCAGCTGTGGTCATGGACAGATCCGTCATGTGGACGGCAACTGCGTAACTCCTCAGATCACCCGCAACTTGTATGTGTACAATGCTCCTGAGGTGACGCCGATCGTTGGTCCACGACCATACATTCCCCCACCAAGACTTGACCATAATATTCTGTTCATTCGTAACCCAGAACCCCTCCCAGCCCTGGAACCAATTGTGGTGCCACCACCTCAACAGAAAAATGTCTTGTACGTTCTCAACAAACGACCTGTGCACCAGCAGAAGGTCATCCAAGTACCGGCACCAGAGCAAGAGACCCCGCAATTGTACTTCGTCAACTATGCCGAAGGCGACAACCCATCTCTGCCCACCGGTGGCGATCTTCAGTCTGCCCTCAGCTCCGCTGCCCAAGGTAGCGGTGATCTGATTGGTAACACCGTTGGCAGCTTTGGTGGTGGAAGTTTTGGAGGTGGCAGCTTAGGTGGAGGAAGTTTTGGTGGCAGCTCTGGTTTGGTAACCGGctttggtggcggtgttggtttTGCGAGTGACAGTGGCAGCTTCGGCAGTACAGCTGGATTTTCAACGGGTTTTGGTCACTCTGTATCTCAGCCGTCGAGGCTGTATTCACAGCCGTAA